From Chlorogloeopsis sp. ULAP01, a single genomic window includes:
- a CDS encoding GNAT family N-acetyltransferase, producing the protein MLELINPTYNLHSEFLDMVAEYHNAGESRLFDQNNLTLIQENFSAYIQYLENNSQGISLKPGFVPATTFWLVMNSKVILGESQLRHWLVPTLEHQGGHIGYMIRPLQRSKGYGTQILAMTLEKARNMGLSRVLLTCNRDNFASARIIQKNQGKSTSEDILEYTGKLISRYWIDL; encoded by the coding sequence ATGCTTGAATTAATTAACCCAACTTATAATTTGCATTCAGAGTTTCTTGATATGGTTGCGGAATATCATAACGCTGGTGAATCACGCCTATTTGATCAGAATAATTTGACGTTAATTCAAGAAAATTTTTCAGCTTATATTCAATACTTAGAAAATAATTCTCAAGGTATTAGTTTAAAACCAGGTTTTGTTCCTGCAACAACTTTTTGGTTAGTGATGAACAGTAAAGTAATTCTGGGCGAAAGCCAATTACGTCATTGGTTAGTACCTACTTTGGAACATCAAGGAGGACATATTGGATATATGATTCGTCCTCTCCAAAGAAGCAAAGGATATGGTACACAAATACTGGCTATGACTTTAGAAAAAGCTAGAAATATGGGATTGAGTCGTGTTCTCTTAACTTGTAACCGAGATAATTTTGCTTCCGCCCGCATAATTCAGAAAAATCAAGGTAAATCAACAAGTGAGGATATATTAGAGTATACGGGCAAACTAATTTCTCGCTACTGGATTGATTTGTAA
- a CDS encoding GNAT family N-acetyltransferase has protein sequence MQLIETFTTHRLVAVPLQLQHLNELHRMHQNKQVMATLGGVRSDEETRLFILNNLNHWQLYGFGLWVFRDKVNNQFVGRAGLRNTHVTGKDEVELAYALIAKFWGKGLATEMGEKILKIGFELLNIREIVCFTLITNKASQRVMEKLGFQYEGEIIHADLPHLLYCLIV, from the coding sequence ATGCAGTTAATAGAAACATTTACTACTCATCGTCTGGTAGCTGTACCTCTACAATTGCAACATTTGAATGAACTTCATCGTATGCACCAAAATAAACAAGTTATGGCAACTTTAGGCGGTGTTCGTTCTGATGAAGAAACACGGCTTTTTATACTAAATAACTTGAATCATTGGCAGCTTTATGGATTCGGACTATGGGTGTTCCGGGATAAAGTTAATAATCAGTTCGTTGGTCGCGCTGGTCTACGCAATACTCATGTAACAGGCAAGGATGAAGTAGAATTAGCTTATGCTTTAATAGCTAAATTTTGGGGAAAAGGATTAGCTACCGAAATGGGCGAAAAAATCTTGAAAATTGGCTTTGAACTGCTGAATATACGGGAGATTGTTTGCTTTACTCTTATAACTAACAAAGCCTCACAAAGGGTGATGGAGAAGTTAGGATTTCAATACGAGGGTGAGATTATCCACGCAGATTTACCACATTTATTGTACTGTTTAATAGTTTAA
- a CDS encoding class I SAM-dependent methyltransferase: protein MPIYNSIGQQYSQTRIPDVRIIDKLIDLLNLPKGSVIADIGAGTGGYSLALANQGFFVHAVEPSVVMQKQAVEHLQVKWFTGYAENLPLPDKSVDAVVSILAIHHFTHLEKAFQEMYRVIRDGTIVLLTFDIRFAQKIWLYDYFPFLWEDALRFLPLSEQINFIQNNTKRCVEVIPFLLPHDLSDLFAAAAWRKPELYLQPEVRAGISSFALANQDLVEQGVQLLKADLSSGEWTKIYGDIHNLTEIDLGYRFICAT, encoded by the coding sequence ATGCCTATCTATAATTCAATTGGTCAACAATATTCACAAACTCGCATTCCTGATGTCCGTATTATCGATAAATTAATTGATTTACTAAATTTACCCAAAGGTAGCGTTATCGCTGATATTGGTGCTGGTACTGGTGGTTACAGCCTAGCCCTAGCTAACCAAGGATTTTTTGTTCATGCCGTTGAACCTTCTGTAGTGATGCAAAAACAAGCAGTAGAGCATCTACAAGTTAAATGGTTTACTGGCTATGCAGAAAATTTACCTCTACCAGATAAGTCTGTTGATGCTGTTGTCAGTATCCTGGCAATTCATCACTTTACTCATCTCGAAAAAGCATTTCAAGAAATGTACAGAGTTATTAGAGATGGGACAATAGTTTTACTAACTTTTGATATTAGATTTGCTCAGAAAATATGGCTTTATGATTATTTCCCATTTTTGTGGGAAGATGCTTTACGATTTTTACCACTTAGCGAACAGATTAATTTTATTCAGAATAATACTAAAAGGTGTGTTGAAGTCATACCCTTTTTGTTACCACATGACTTATCTGATTTATTCGCAGCAGCAGCCTGGAGAAAACCAGAGTTATATCTTCAACCAGAAGTACGTGCTGGAATATCGTCTTTTGCTTTAGCAAATCAAGATTTAGTAGAGCAAGGAGTACAGTTATTAAAAGCAGATTTAAGTAGTGGAGAATGGACTAAAATATATGGTGATATTCACAATTTAACAGAAATTGATTTAGGCTATCGTTTTATCTGTGCAACGTAG
- a CDS encoding fumarate reductase/succinate dehydrogenase flavoprotein subunit, whose protein sequence is MDINTQRIKTDVLIIGGGTAGTMAGIKAKQANPDAEVLILEKANIRRSGAIAMGMDGVNTAVIPGHSTPEQYVREITLANDGILNQKAVYQTGKLGYEVIQELESWGVKFQKDAQGNYDLKQVHRVGKYVLPMPEGKDLKTILTRQVKRHKVKVTNRVMATRVLVKAGRAIGAVGFDVRNGDYIVIQAKAVILCTGACGRLGLPASGYLYGTYENPTNAGDGYSMAYHAGAELSNIECFQINPLIKDYNGPACAYVAGPFGAHTANAEGNRFISCDYWSGQMMLEIWKELNSGKGPVQLKMTHLDEDTIAEIESILWANERPSRERFHQGRNEDYRTHGVEMHISEIGLCSGHSASGVWVNENAQTTVPGLYAAGDMASVPHNYMIGAFVFGRIAGTHAIEYIQDLDFLEPDAEFLEAEKTRIYAPLTRPNGVPHTQVEYKLRRLVNDYLQPPKTGNKIEIGLKHFVQYHQTLDVMGARDPHELMRSLEVHFIRDCAEMAARASLYRQETRWGLYHYCLDYPEKNDDEWFCHVNLKKDESGQMVLFKRPVEPYIVEVDAIKEIYNVAVR, encoded by the coding sequence TACGGCGGGAACGATGGCAGGTATCAAGGCAAAACAGGCAAATCCCGATGCTGAGGTGCTAATTTTAGAAAAGGCTAATATTCGCCGCAGTGGTGCGATCGCAATGGGTATGGATGGGGTAAATACTGCTGTGATTCCCGGTCATTCTACACCTGAGCAATACGTCCGTGAAATCACCCTAGCTAACGATGGCATTCTCAACCAAAAAGCAGTATATCAAACAGGCAAATTAGGTTATGAAGTCATCCAAGAATTAGAAAGCTGGGGTGTGAAGTTTCAAAAAGATGCCCAAGGCAATTATGACTTGAAACAAGTACATCGTGTGGGTAAATATGTCCTACCCATGCCAGAAGGTAAAGACTTGAAAACAATTCTTACCCGGCAAGTTAAACGTCACAAAGTTAAAGTCACAAATCGTGTCATGGCAACCCGCGTGTTAGTCAAAGCAGGACGTGCGATCGGTGCAGTGGGATTTGATGTTAGAAACGGCGATTATATTGTCATTCAAGCGAAAGCAGTCATTCTCTGTACAGGTGCTTGCGGTAGATTAGGATTACCTGCTTCTGGCTATCTCTACGGCACTTATGAAAATCCTACTAATGCCGGGGATGGCTACTCAATGGCATATCATGCAGGAGCAGAACTCAGCAACATTGAATGCTTTCAAATTAATCCCTTAATTAAAGATTACAACGGCCCCGCTTGTGCCTATGTTGCCGGGCCTTTTGGCGCTCATACAGCCAACGCTGAAGGAAATCGCTTCATTAGCTGTGACTATTGGAGCGGTCAAATGATGTTGGAAATCTGGAAAGAATTAAACTCTGGTAAAGGTCCAGTCCAACTCAAAATGACTCACCTTGATGAAGATACAATTGCTGAAATTGAATCCATACTTTGGGCGAATGAACGACCAAGTAGAGAACGCTTTCATCAAGGCAGAAATGAAGATTACCGTACCCACGGCGTAGAGATGCACATTTCTGAAATCGGCTTATGTAGTGGTCATAGTGCTTCTGGCGTGTGGGTAAACGAAAACGCTCAAACAACTGTCCCAGGTTTGTATGCAGCCGGAGACATGGCCAGCGTCCCCCATAATTATATGATTGGCGCATTTGTTTTTGGTCGCATAGCCGGAACTCATGCCATTGAATATATTCAAGATTTAGATTTTCTAGAACCAGATGCGGAGTTTTTGGAAGCTGAAAAAACTAGAATTTATGCGCCTTTAACACGTCCCAATGGTGTACCTCATACTCAAGTCGAATATAAACTCAGACGCTTAGTTAATGATTATCTACAGCCACCAAAAACAGGTAATAAAATCGAGATTGGTCTGAAACATTTTGTTCAATATCACCAAACATTAGATGTAATGGGTGCGCGTGACCCTCATGAATTGATGCGTTCTCTAGAAGTGCATTTCATTCGAGACTGTGCAGAAATGGCAGCCAGAGCATCATTATATCGTCAAGAAACTCGTTGGGGACTTTATCATTACTGCTTAGATTATCCAGAAAAAAATGATGATGAGTGGTTTTGTCATGTCAATTTAAAGAAAGATGAATCAGGGCAAATGGTGTTATTTAAACGCCCTGTAGAACCTTATATCGTAGAAGTAGATGCAATCAAGGAAATCTACAATGTAGCTGTAAGGTAA
- a CDS encoding GNAT family N-acetyltransferase gives MTNKVTVDEQIKVRQADIKDAERIANLCEQFEYYVTNQQIEQRLAKIHNNNAHIVYVATLANECVIGWAHAHISDLLVISTQAILLGLVVDKDYRHNGIGRLLMQQIEQWASLSGCEGVMLRSSLRRKEAHLFYEKIGYTNIKQSLAFHKKLL, from the coding sequence ATGACAAATAAAGTCACTGTAGATGAGCAAATTAAAGTTAGACAAGCTGATATTAAAGATGCAGAACGAATTGCTAATCTTTGCGAGCAATTTGAATATTATGTTACAAATCAACAAATAGAGCAGCGACTTGCTAAAATTCATAACAACAATGCTCATATTGTATATGTTGCAACTTTGGCAAATGAATGTGTAATTGGTTGGGCGCACGCTCATATTAGTGATTTATTAGTTATTTCAACTCAAGCGATTCTTTTGGGATTAGTAGTAGATAAAGATTATCGTCATAATGGAATTGGACGTCTTTTAATGCAGCAAATTGAACAGTGGGCATCTCTATCTGGATGTGAAGGTGTTATGTTACGTTCTAGTCTTAGACGCAAAGAGGCACATTTATTTTACGAAAAAATTGGCTATACCAATATAAAACAGTCTTTGGCTTTTCATAAAAAATTACTGTAG
- a CDS encoding ferredoxin family protein, with the protein MALINQRVDAPVIVDESKCLEKCTACIEVCPLDVLAKNPETGKAYMKYDECWFCLPCEKECPTNAITVQIPFLLR; encoded by the coding sequence ATGGCTTTAATCAATCAAAGAGTAGATGCTCCTGTCATCGTTGATGAATCAAAATGTTTAGAAAAATGCACAGCCTGTATTGAAGTTTGTCCCCTTGATGTACTAGCAAAAAATCCAGAGACAGGCAAAGCTTATATGAAATATGATGAATGTTGGTTTTGTCTACCTTGTGAAAAAGAATGCCCTACCAATGCGATTACTGTCCAGATTCCATTCTTGTTACGCTAA
- a CDS encoding VOC family protein produces the protein MITGVNHITLSVRDLEESITFYTNVLYFRLLAKWPKGAYLSASDIWLALILDQKVRESPLPEYTHIGLTVSIENFPILSQRIQQSGAKIWQENKSEGASLYFLDPNDHKLEIHASDLDTRIKTAKASPWEGLEFFV, from the coding sequence ATGATTACTGGAGTTAATCACATTACTTTATCTGTCAGAGATTTAGAGGAATCTATCACTTTCTATACCAATGTGCTATATTTTCGCTTACTGGCAAAATGGCCTAAAGGTGCTTATCTTTCGGCTAGCGACATTTGGTTAGCATTGATTTTAGACCAGAAAGTTCGAGAAAGTCCTCTACCTGAATATACCCATATTGGTCTGACTGTTTCTATTGAAAATTTTCCTATTCTTAGCCAACGCATTCAACAATCAGGAGCAAAAATTTGGCAAGAAAATAAAAGCGAAGGTGCTTCTTTGTATTTCCTTGATCCAAACGATCACAAATTGGAAATTCATGCTTCTGATTTAGATACTAGAATCAAAACTGCTAAAGCATCTCCGTGGGAAGGGTTAGAATTTTTTGTTTAA
- the argJ gene encoding bifunctional glutamate N-acetyltransferase/amino-acid acetyltransferase ArgJ: protein MQLPTYFIPQGFSTFITNLGIKDNTDDFVFIKSDVPCVADGVFTQSLFAGPSVTISRRNLKDAQAQGIIVISKNANVANGKVGIADAEEIIQLVANETGIATNDILIASTGVIGRSYPIEKIRAGLLGIRNKLTAADFDAAARGIMTTDTLPKLAARQIGNAKLVGIAKGVGMIEPNMATLLAFFFTDAAISKDTLPTIFRPIIDKTFNCLSIDTDTSTSDSAVILANGLAGEVEKQEFIYALQEIAHELVLAIAQDGEGATKVIEVTVDSAINYAQAKRVAKAIVNSPLVKTAIYGADPNWGRVAMAIGKCEHDKEINQEKVVIRFDDIQVYPDADSNEKLEQLQKIMHKEKVNIYVSLNVGEASVTVWGCDLSEAYIDINGKYST, encoded by the coding sequence ATGCAATTACCAACTTATTTCATTCCTCAAGGTTTTAGCACTTTTATTACTAACTTAGGTATCAAAGATAATACAGATGATTTTGTGTTTATTAAATCAGATGTGCCTTGTGTTGCTGATGGAGTCTTTACTCAAAGTTTGTTTGCAGGGCCAAGTGTCACTATTAGCCGCCGTAATTTAAAAGATGCTCAAGCGCAAGGTATTATTGTTATATCCAAAAATGCCAATGTCGCAAATGGTAAGGTTGGCATCGCTGATGCAGAAGAAATTATTCAACTCGTCGCTAATGAAACTGGAATTGCAACGAATGATATTTTGATAGCTTCTACAGGTGTAATTGGTAGAAGTTATCCTATAGAAAAAATCCGAGCAGGGTTATTAGGAATTAGGAATAAATTAACTGCTGCTGATTTTGATGCAGCTGCTCGTGGCATTATGACGACTGATACCTTACCTAAGCTTGCTGCACGACAAATTGGAAATGCAAAGTTGGTAGGAATTGCTAAAGGTGTTGGTATGATTGAGCCGAATATGGCTACGCTGTTAGCTTTCTTTTTTACTGACGCAGCAATTTCCAAAGATACACTTCCTACAATTTTTCGACCCATTATAGATAAAACATTTAACTGCCTGAGTATAGATACTGATACTTCTACGAGTGATTCTGCTGTTATTCTTGCCAATGGTTTAGCTGGTGAAGTCGAAAAACAAGAATTTATTTATGCATTGCAAGAGATTGCACATGAGTTAGTGTTAGCGATCGCACAAGATGGAGAAGGGGCTACCAAAGTTATTGAAGTGACTGTAGATTCAGCTATTAATTATGCACAAGCTAAAAGAGTTGCAAAAGCAATTGTTAATTCACCACTAGTTAAAACTGCTATTTATGGAGCAGATCCCAATTGGGGAAGAGTGGCTATGGCTATAGGTAAATGCGAACACGATAAAGAGATAAATCAAGAAAAAGTTGTAATTAGATTTGATGATATTCAAGTTTATCCTGATGCCGATTCTAATGAAAAGCTTGAGCAATTACAAAAAATTATGCACAAAGAGAAAGTAAACATTTATGTTAGCCTCAATGTTGGCGAAGCTTCTGTAACTGTGTGGGGATGTGACCTTTCAGAAGCTTATATAGATATCAATGGTAAGTATTCAACTTAA